The DNA region CCCCTTCGACCTCGAGGCTGGCCGGAAACACCTTCCTCCCCCCGTCTTCAACTCCACTCTCCTCAAGCTCGCGGAGACCGATTTGGGCGAGCCCAAGTTCAAGCAGGACACGGAGAACCTGCTCGAGGGGAACTTCGCGGGCCAGTCGTGGAGGTACCGGAACTTCGCCCCGATGCGGCGGGTGAGGTCGTCCTCGTCGATCGGCACCGCCCACCCGCTCGCCATCCGGTCCCCGAGGTACTACCGGTTCTTCTTGGACTTCCGGAGGAACTTGCAGGATTGGGCTAGGAGAAAGAGGTTCCAAGATGATATAATGTCGGATTTGGTCCGGCAGGTGAAGCACCCGATTGACCGGCATTACGGACTCCCGGTCTCGGAACGAAAATATTCCTCCTGCGCCGTGGTCGGGAACAGCGGGATTCTCCTCAAGAGCAATTATGGGAAGTTGATCGATAGCCACGAGGCGGTGATTCGGCTGAACAATGCGAGAGTCAGTAGCTTCGAGGGCAATGTCGGGTCGAAGACCACCATATCCTTTGTAAATAGTAACATCCTCCAGCTCTGTTCGAGGAGGCAGGGCTGCTTCTGCCACCCTTATGGAGCTGATGTTCCTATCCTCATGTACATTTGCCAGGCCGTCCACTTCCTCGATTACACGGTCTGCAACTCGTCCCACAAATCGCCCCTCCTTGTAACCGATCCGAGGTTCGATGTACTCTGTGCCCGAATTGCAAAGTATTACTCCTTGAAGCGGTTCGTGATGGTCACGGGGAAGCAATTGGAGGGCTGGGCCAAGGTTCACGATGGCCGGAATTTCCACTACTCTTCCGGGATGCAGGCGATAATGCTGGCTTTGGGTATTTGTGATAAAGTTAGCGTTTTTGGGTTCGGGAAGTCGGGTTCTGCCAAGCACCATTACCATACGAACCAGAAGGGCGAGCTCCACTTGCACGACTACGAAGCTGAATACGACTTGTACCATGATCTTATGGAGAGGCCTCAGGCAGTTCCATTTATCTCGGAGAAGTTTGAGTTCCCTCCGATGGTAATGTATCACTAAGCACAGGACGGTGGAGAACTAGTCTGCATTCGATTGTTTGTTCGTGGAAGGATGAGGATCAGATTGTTGTAACTCATGTTATAACTGTTTGTTAGGTTACCACGAGATTGGTTTACGGTTAAGGAATAGTGATAATAGGATTCGTGCGGGCTCCCAAGCTGATCAAAGTAGTTTCGGGATCGATACTCATATCAAATGTAAGATTGAATTTCTAGCAGCAATACAATTCACAACATTCAGTTATGTTGCTGTTCAAGATTATTGGATCTTTCCTGTTTATGGGTTACTTTCTTCTTCTGTTCTTTGATCCGACCGTCACACGGGAACGAGGAAGATTTTAGTCGTATTTAATGTTCATATGCTTTATATCCACTACCTGTCATAATTTCTTCATGGAACTTACAGCAACTGCTTGAACAACGGAGAGTCGATTCGACCTCGAAGCATTTCCTTTGAGAGCTAAGCTTCGGTTTATAACACTCGTTTCTCTCTTTCCGAGCTCATGCCTgtccttcttccttccttgACGTTTAGATAGAAGATTCTCTACAGTTCCCGTGATGTGAACAGCATGAAACTTTGGATTGGTCCAGTGATCGGGGCAGAAGTAGACAAAATGGCTCCACTGGCCCGGAGTAGCCTAGGGAGCTCCGGTATCGTGGTGAGCTTTTCTCTCATGAAAATGATGCGTGTCCTGGTCCAATAACTAGACACCGCATATCGGGACAAGGCATCGGCCATGACGTGTTCCTCAATCCTCATGACACAGTCGGATAGTCTCTCGATTTAGGTTCGCGTCAACAGATGAGCACGAGGTctgaactgaaattcaaaagATTAGAATCACGGATCAAATAGGAATTCAGATCAAAGCCCTTATTGGGCCACAAAGCGGCCCATTGACTGGAAGAAGGCTTTACTTTGCCAGGGGCTTGAAACATTATTTCCAAATGGGTTTGGGCCCTTAGGCCCGATCCTCCATTCCCATTCCCGGAAAAGATCGATGTTCTTATACATCTCGTAATTTTCTTTGAGCAACTGTTGCGTGTATATCCTGATCGAGAACAAAAAAGCTATCTCGACCGAGCAAGATGTTGCCGCATGCACTACTTTCGGCACTAATTGGTCTTGGCCAACTCATTTGGCATGCCACGAAACCTCGGTATGAATTAGATTATCACTAGATATCATGTAATCAATGTTGCGAAAACCTCGAATAATATGTTTTTGGTTTATTAATCGCACCTACCGATGGCATGATGTATTAGAAAAGGGTGATTTTGGgatttttaagtaattaattattgagaAGAGTGGAAAATTAGGACCCAGTAATCCACCCGAGctaattaaataatacaaGCATTGATTAGTTGAAACAATGAGCAAATTTAATCTCTCTTTTTGTCCACCAAAAGCACAAAGTTTCTGTTCACCCCCGACAAAACAAAGGTGTGGCGGTCCGACCTTTGAATTTTCATAAACATGTCTCATGATTTCTTCAATTAACTCCCCCAACTTAATTATTGTCAATCAAGAGGCCATTTCTCAAGACAAACTTCAAATATTatagtcttttttttcttttttcttttttcttttttcccacGATTATAAAGGAGATATCTATGAACTTAATAAATTAGGGGCAGTAAAAGTAAACATCGGAAATCAATAAGATTCGATTAAGAAATCTATTAATTTTGAGTTGAGAACAAATGTCACTGCACCAAACTCTCTTATTAGTTATAATTCCTTTTAGTTCTCACTTACTGATCTTTCCTTCACCTTCATCTAGGAGGAACATAAAAAGCTCTAATTTGTAGGTCATTCTTTATCATATTTACAATTGAATCATGTTGTATAGGACTTTGATTTGTTGTCCATATCGATTATTATCGTGATTTAAGTATCAAAGAAGTTGCTGTGAGGACTATAGGACATTGATCTCTTCCCTTTCGACAACTGTAGGACACACTAATTAAAAgagattgatatatatatatatatatatatatgtatatataggaCTCGTAACTTATATGAAAAGAGACCACTGACTAGATCCGCGAATATATAGAGTTATCTTtgatagaatatatattaggGATAATTGTAAGAAAAGTCCTGAAGGTTTCATCAAAATAAGAGTATATCTCAACGTTCTAATTGTTGCGAAAAGAATCTTGTAGTAGTAAAATTTTGGATAAAATGGAACTCGCACGTATCACTTATCTTCCTTGACCTCGATATGTCAAATTCAGATATACGAATAGTCGGTATGGGTCACCTCTGACCACTGCAACCTCTTTGGAGGTCATAGTCAAGGTTTTCTTCCTTTAGACTCCCCTTTGACAGGTCTAAGTAACCAGTAACTCGCATATgatcaatttttctttccgCAAATAATGATAACAAATGTTTCCAACTTTTAAAGATTTAACTTGGTAGTTTTTATGTTCTTGTAAAATGTACACgattttgaattgtgaaaatatCGCAAAAAAGGTAATAGTTGATCGAAGAATTATAACAATtccatattatttatttatctttgtTTTGTAATGATCGGAACGTCGGGATAGATCtttaattgaaacaaaatatTGGAACTTTTTATGCAATTACGTACAAAGACGGAAACATTGAAGGTGATTTTGAGGTCTTTCACACTACGACTAGTGAAATAATCATGAATAGAGATCAATCATCAACGAATTGAAACATATAATTGTTCCTTATTACGGAGTAtatcacaaaatatattgCCGAGATTAGCGGAGATATGTTGTGCCCTTGTATATTAACTAGCCTTATTAGTTACATACATATTAGGCAATAGATATCTTAGaattctttcctctttttcctTGTAATCGGCAGTATATGTACATGTTCAAGAGATGAATGAAATCAAGCTTTCAGCTCAGCAATTATCATTCCTAGAGTTGATTAAAAAGATTAGTTGGGGCTCTCTGAATGTCATGAGGCCTCAAGGAAGTGTGCCCTGCAACATAGAATGCGCATGCGATCCAAATATTggcaaaaataacaaattgTAAAAACTAATTCTGAATAGGTCTTATCCTAAATCTGAATGAGTTATAGCAAGCTATAGCTCGCAAAGCATGATAATCAATCCGTACGAATTTAAAAATCTACATGGTGGAAACGAGTAACTTGGAGAAAGTAAATCGATAGACGGTCAAGTAATTAGGTACTTATAGAATAGGACAATGAAATATGTAGCAACAATGTAACACACTCCATCATGATATATAAGATCAATATAGTGAAGATTACCAGCTAGCAATGAAGCGGACAAATTTCCTCCGTAGATGAAAGCAGAGAAAATTCATCAACTTCACCACTTCATGGTAATTAATACAGTCTcttcaatttattaaaaggATGACTCTTCTCGATCGAGCTCCTCATCACttcaaagaagaagaacaattgcaaaattaaaaaaaaagaagaaaaagaaactaataATTACCTTATTATATGAAGCATGCATGCATACTCTCATCACCTAGCAAGTGCTCCGCAACAAACCTATCCCTACACCATGAGAGACTTTTTTGTTGCCGAGCACAAGCTTGGACAAGCCCTAGACTCTCCCTAGATATCATGTATTAATTACCGTTCGCTGTACTTACGTATATAGCAACCTGAGAACAGTACCGTCGATCAAGCGTTGTGACTGTGAGTAAATTGATCACTCGTCCTCCTCGGACCCGCCGGTGATGCATTCCTTCTCATCATGGTCGAACGACTCGAAACCCTCAAGTGAGGGGTGAGGGGAGTGGCCCTTCCCAAAGGACCGGATGTGGTCCTTGAGGGACCGCTTGTGCTTGAAGTCCGAGCCACAGGTGCAGTACCAGAGCTTCCCGCAGTTCTTCTCGTGAGTTCGCCAGTCCCCCTTGACCGCAAATGACTTCCCGCACTTTCGGCACGCGAAGGGTTTGGCCCCGTGCTTGCGCTTGTAGTGGGTCTGGAGGGTCCGGAAGTCCTTGAGAGGCTTAGCCCTTGGGTGGTTGATGTTGTTCTTGCAGCCCTGGGCGCAGCAGTAGCACGGGAGCCTCAACATCGCTGCAGGCTGCGCCCCTTTCAGGGAGTCTGGGCCCTTCCTGTACTCCGATCCATGACCCCACATGTGCATCTGTTTCCGTAATGCAGAAGGAGAAAAATGTTTTACTGTGAAGTATCAAGTGATCAATGTACTAATTATATCATGAAGGATTAGCTAATGAGAAGTGTCTTGATGTACATGGTCGTGTTAGGCTTAtatctcttcttctttattaTCCTAGTAGGACTAGGC from Punica granatum isolate Tunisia-2019 chromosome 3, ASM765513v2, whole genome shotgun sequence includes:
- the LOC116198570 gene encoding beta-1,6-galactosyltransferase GALT29A, with the translated sequence MKRPARPLFSILLLAAFAATLTCRAFLRRGLSPFDLEAGRKHLPPPVFNSTLLKLAETDLGEPKFKQDTENLLEGNFAGQSWRYRNFAPMRRVRSSSSIGTAHPLAIRSPRYYRFFLDFRRNLQDWARRKRFQDDIMSDLVRQVKHPIDRHYGLPVSERKYSSCAVVGNSGILLKSNYGKLIDSHEAVIRLNNARVSSFEGNVGSKTTISFVNSNILQLCSRRQGCFCHPYGADVPILMYICQAVHFLDYTVCNSSHKSPLLVTDPRFDVLCARIAKYYSLKRFVMVTGKQLEGWAKVHDGRNFHYSSGMQAIMLALGICDKVSVFGFGKSGSAKHHYHTNQKGELHLHDYEAEYDLYHDLMERPQAVPFISEKFEFPPMVMYH